The genomic segment AGGGCAGAACTCTGCGAAGAATTAAAAATCCAAGTAGAAAAATATACTATGAGTTGCGAGGCAATTGAAGATTATGAGGATGCATATAAAAAAGCTTTGAGCTACTGCGATGAAGATGATTTACTGTTAGTGTCAGGTTCTTTATACATGGTGGGAGATATGAGAAAAATAATACGAAATGTTCACAGCTATTAATAGTATTAAATCATCTCCTGCGGAGCTGAAATGTCGTTAAAAATAAATTGACACATATTACTAGATAATATGTGTCTTTTTTTATTTGGTTAAGCTTTTGCAACTAATTCTTCCAGTGCCAAAGCTAATTGGTCTGGGCAAGAAGTGCTTTTACCACCACAGTTAATACCCTTAAGTTTTTTTATAACTTCGGAAACTTCCATACCTTTTACTAAGGTTGAAATTCCACTTAAATTTCCAGCGCATCCTCCTGTGAAAACAACATTTGTTATTTTATCGTCAACGACTTCAAAAGTTATTTTTTTTGAACAAACGCCTTTTGGATCATAACTATACATAATTTACTCCTCCGTCCTTTGTAATATTAATAATTACAATAGTTATTATATACTATTAAGTATCCTCATTTCAAGAATTTAATTTTAATGAAAACAATGTTAGCATATTAGCGCTATTTTCATATTATGGTTATGGGGAGGTGAGGGATTTGAGAAAGTTATATGTGTGTAGTACTTCAGCAGATTGCATATCAAAAGTTAACTTGGATTTGTTTA from the Clostridium sp. CM027 genome contains:
- a CDS encoding TIGR03905 family TSCPD domain-containing protein, whose protein sequence is MYSYDPKGVCSKKITFEVVDDKITNVVFTGGCAGNLSGISTLVKGMEVSEVIKKLKGINCGGKSTSCPDQLALALEELVAKA